A section of the Girardinichthys multiradiatus isolate DD_20200921_A chromosome 5, DD_fGirMul_XY1, whole genome shotgun sequence genome encodes:
- the LOC124868896 gene encoding myeloid-associated differentiation marker-like protein 2 — translation MDSLGVPYLNKEALCSTLGGARLCQLAMGCAVIAMVTHSAGYSGSHGVFCMAAWCCCFAVSAAVFFLDATRLYNFLRVSWDNLTVTWAACATLMYVTASVVYPLFFVQSECPYEGCEVRDFRIAVTVCSILGTLAYGAEVALCRARPGKIVVGYMATIPGLLKVVQGFVSCIIFGALANGSQFLRYAATIYCMVIYASCFALTALVVILTVCKRTKTVKCMPFDRFVVVCTFMEVLLYLSASVVWPVFCFDTKYGSPWRPSSCPQGKCPWDSKVVVAVFSCVNFGLYLADLLYSQRIRFGSSRVPTNSRV, via the exons ATGGACTCCCTGGGGGTGCCGTACCTCAACAAGGAGGCTCTCTGCTCCACCCTGGGTGGCGCCCGCCTCTGCCAGTTAGCTATGGGGTGTGCTGTGATCGCCATGGTGACCCACAGCGCCGGGTACAGCGGGTCACATGGCGTGTTCTGCATGGCGGCCTGGTGCTGCTGCTTCGCCGTGTCAGCGGCGGTGTTCTTCCTGGACGCCACCCGTCTCTACAACTTCCTGCGGGTGTCCTGGGACAACCTGACGGTCACCTGGGCTGCCTGCGCCACGCTCAT GTATGTGACAGCCTCTGTGGTTTACCCGCTGTTCTTCGTCCAATCCGAGTGTCCGTACGAAGGCTGTGAAGTCCGAGATTTCCGCATCGCTGTCACCGTCTGCTCCATCCTGGGTACTCTGGCCTATGGGGCCGAAGTGGCCCTGTGCCGGGCCAGACCAGGGAAGATAGTGGTGGGCTACATGGCCACCATCCCCGGGCTTCTTAAAGTTGTCCAGGGCTTCGTCTCCTGCATAATTTTTGGAGCTCTTGCCAACGGGAGCCAGTTCTTGCGTTATGCCGCCACAATCTACTGCATGGTCATCTACGCTTCCTGCTTTGCTCTTACTGCCCTGGTGGTCATACTGACTGTGTGTAAACGCACCAAAACTGTGAAGTGCATGCCTTTTGACCGCTTTGTGGTGGTGTGCACCTTCATGGAGGTTTTGCTCTACCTGAGTGCTTCCGTTGTGTGGCCAGTTTTCTGCTTTGACACAAAATATGGGTCTCCATGGAGACCGTCGTCGTGTCCGCAGGGAAAATGTCCTTGGGACAGCAAAGTGGTGGTGGCTGTTTTCTCCTGTGTGAACTTTGGGCTATATCTGGCAGACCTGCTTTACTCACAGAGGATCCGATTTGGCTCATCACGTGTACCCACTAACTCGCGGGTGTAG
- the pycr1b gene encoding pyrroline-5-carboxylate reductase 1b: MSVGFIGAGQLAHALVKGFTAAGVIAANRITASSPDTDLATVTGLRKMGVNLTTSNKETVNRSDVLFLAVKPHIIPFVLDEIGPDIEDRHLIVSCAAGVTISSIEKKLLQHRSAPRVMRCMTNTPVVVREGATVYATGTHAEVEDGKLLEQLMASVGFCTEVEEDLIDAVTGLSGSGPAYAFTALDALADGGVKMGLPRRLAVRLGAQALLGAAKMLLDSEQHPGQLKDNVCSPGGATIHALHFLESGGFRSLLINAVEASCIRTRELQFLADQERISPAAIKKTTLDKVLQQPGVTVSGDASGNSRSGLNLFNNCTSGIKKKN; this comes from the exons ATGAGTGTTGGATTCATCGGAGCAGGCCAGCTGGCTCATGCACTTGTGAAAGGTTTCACAGCTGCAG GTGTGATTGCAGCCAACAGGATTACAGCCAGCTCCCCGGACACAGACCTGGCCACGGTGACGGGGCTGAGG aaaATGGGGGTGAATCTGACCACGAGCAACAAAGAAACCGTTAACAGGAGCGACGTGCTGTTTCTGGCTGTGAAGCCCCACATTATCCCCTTCGTCCTGGATGAGATCGGACCAGACATCGAGGACCGTCATCTCATAGTCTCCTGTGCTGCAGGTGTTACCATCAGCTCCATAgagaag AAGCTGCTTCAGCACCGTTCAGCTCCCAGAGTCATGAGGTGTATGACCAATACCCCTGTTGTGGTGCGAGAGGGAGCTACTGTGTACGCCACTGGAACACATGCAGAG GTGGAAGATGGGAAGCTGCTGGAGCAGCTGATGGCTAGTGTTGGTTTCTGCACAGAGGTGGAGGAGGACCTAATTGATGCTGTTACTGGACTGAGTGGCAGTGGACCCGCCTAT gcCTTCACAGCCCTGGACGCTCTTGCAGACGGAGGTGTGAAGATGGGTCTGCCCAGGAGGCTCGCTGTCAGATTAGGAGCTCAGGCTCTCTTG GGAGCTGCTAAGATGCTGCTGGACTCAGAGCAACACCCTGGCCAGCTGAAGGACAACGTATGCTCACCAGGGGGCGCCACCATCCACGCCCTGCACTTCTTGGAGAGTGGTGGTTTCAGAAGCCTCCTGATCAATGCAGTAGAGGCTTCGTGCATCAGGACAAG GGAGCTGCAGTTCCTTGCAGACCAGGAGCGCATCTCTCCAGCAGCCATTAAGAAAACCACTCTGGACAAAGTGTTGCAGCAGCCCGGAGTCACAGTCAGCGGAGACGCCAGCGGGAACAGCAGGTCGGGCCTCAACCTGTTCAACAATTGCACATCTGGGATCAAAAAGAAGAACTGA